The Marinilabiliales bacterium nucleotide sequence GAAAACAGCATTTATGACAGGCGCCAGTATGATAATTTTGCAGTGGCGCTCATGCTTTCCATCGCATATTCGGCTAATGTCGGGGGACTTGGAACGGTGATAGGCACTCCTACAAATGCGCTGCTGATAGGGTTTGTCAATGAATCATATGGTGTGGTGATATCATTCATGGAGTGGATGCTCATAGGAATACCCGTGGTAGTGCTGGGATTGCCACTGATCTTTTTTTCGCTCACCTATATCACCTTTCCGGTCCGTTTCAAAAGCCTTCCCGGCGGAAGAGAGTATATACGCAATGAGGTCAGGGGCCTGGGACGATTCAGCACTGGAGAGACCATGGTTGCAATAATTTTCGGTTTCGTGGCCTTTTTATGGATGACAAGGCCCCTGGTCGAACCATGGATGCCGGGATTAACCGATGCCGGAATTGCCATTTTCGGCGCACTCCTTCTTTTCCTGGTACCCCTGAACTTCAGAACCGGCCAACCCCTGCTTACCTGGAAGGCTGCTTCCAGGCTGCCATGGGGCATCCTGATCTTGTTTGGCGGGGGACTTACACTGGCAGGCGCCATTCAGCGTACCGGACTTGCAGAATGGATTGGCGGCTATTTCGTGGGACTTGATGGATTGCCGTTTATTGCAGTAATTTTTATTGTTACATTCGTTGTTATCCTCTTTACAAACCTGGCCAGCAATTCGGCAACCACGGCAGCCTTTCTGCCCGTCATGGGCTCTGTTGCCATAGGCATGGGCGAAGACCCGCTCCAGCTGGCTATTCCTGTTGCTGTTGCAGCGAGCTGCGTCTTTATGTTCCCGGTGGGAACGCCGCCTAATGCCATTGTTTACGGAAGCGGAAAAATTACTATTCCGCAGATGGTGAAGGCAGGGGCCTGGCTCAACCTGGTTTTTGTATTGCTGATAACCCTTCTTACCAGGTATTTGTTCCAGTATTTCATTGCCTGACAAACCGGGTGGCCGTATAAACCGGATTTTTACAGCTGGTCAGTGACAGTGAATAATAGCCAGTCATCATCGCTGATGCTGATAATGTATTCCCTGCTTTTGGGCACTCTTTCAATTACATCCGGACTCTCATCTTCAATGTAGTAGTACTCAATATTGGTGTTTTGTGCGGCTTTCAGCACCGCCGGCCAATTGACCTGGCCTGTTCCCAGAACAACATCATTTTCCCTGGGTGTGCTTCCCGACAGGTCACCTGTAACTCCCTTGCGGAGGTCCTTAAGGTGCATCAGCCTGAACCGGTCGGGATACCTTTCAAGAAGCTCAACCGGATCCTGCCCGGGATGCACTGTCCACATAACGTCCATCTGAAAGCTTACATATTGGGGATTGGTGTTCTGAACTATATAATCAAACAGTGTAAGGTCATCTTTCCAGGGCCAGAATTCAAAGCCGTGGTTGTGATAGCAGAAATGGATACCCTGCCCGTAAAGATACTCTCCTGCACGGTTGAAATCAGCCACCGCCCTCTGTGCATCTTCAATAGTGAACTCAGGCCTTTCAAAGGGAATCGTAGCCACCCTTACGTATTTTGCCCCGAGAATTTCGGCCTCACGTGCCACCGCTTCAATATCATCAATAATCCTGTTGTATCCAACGCCGTAGGATGTGCATACCATATCCCTCTTATCGAGAAGCGCTCTCATTTCTTCTGCTGTCTTTCCGAAAAGGTTTGAAAACTCTATATTGGTAATACCCATCTCCTTTATCATGTCGAGGGTGCCCGGCACATCTTCTGAAAACTGGTCTCTGAAGGTGAAAGAAACGACTCCCGGGTCTGGCACAAGGACTCCTTTGTCAGTCCCTGCACATGAAGTGCCAAAGATCACCGGAAAGCAAATAAATACCAGAAATAACCTGCTGAAAATCTCTTTTGTCTGCATCTTGTTGTATTTTAAATTAGTTGTTCAATTGTGCATTACTATTGCGAATACCGGGTTATATCAGTTCATACAGCAGCCAGGTATCGGGGTCGAGAATTATCCTGGCCGGCTCGGAGGGCATGTCTATTACAAACTCATGCCTTCTGAAGATGATATCGAAGGTGTGGTCCTGCTCACTGCCGTCTTCAAAAACAAACCTTATATCGAGCGGAAATGTGAATGCCATCTTGTGCTGCTGGGTCTGTACCAGTTCCATGGTGAGCCGTCCGTTGCTGAATGAGGTATTTTTTGAGAGTACCGGATGTCCGGCAGAATAGAGCCAGTCATCAAAAAACTCTTCCAGGTCGGTGCCGGAAACCTCTTCCATTACATTCATGAACTTTTCAGTGCAGGCATGCCCTATCTGGTAAGCTTTATAGAACTGAGCGATGCCTTCAAGGAGAAGCTCGTCACCGATCTTCCTCCTGAGCATATGCAGGACCCAGGATCCTTTCTGGTAGGAGTTCGGGTTCAGCATATCGGTCAGCTTTCCGGGGTGGTGGTCGACAACCGGAGCCAGC carries:
- a CDS encoding sugar phosphate isomerase/epimerase, whose protein sequence is MQTKEIFSRLFLVFICFPVIFGTSCAGTDKGVLVPDPGVVSFTFRDQFSEDVPGTLDMIKEMGITNIEFSNLFGKTAEEMRALLDKRDMVCTSYGVGYNRIIDDIEAVAREAEILGAKYVRVATIPFERPEFTIEDAQRAVADFNRAGEYLYGQGIHFCYHNHGFEFWPWKDDLTLFDYIVQNTNPQYVSFQMDVMWTVHPGQDPVELLERYPDRFRLMHLKDLRKGVTGDLSGSTPRENDVVLGTGQVNWPAVLKAAQNTNIEYYYIEDESPDVIERVPKSREYIISISDDDWLLFTVTDQL
- a CDS encoding DASS family sodium-coupled anion symporter, giving the protein MGAGLLLFLVMIVAHPPEGLSQEGWYTAAIAVLMAVWWVSEAIPIPATALIPLVLFPMFGISSVSVAATPYANPMIFLFMGGFMLAIGMQEWGLHRRIALNIIGLIGSRPRSIIFGFMVSTAVISMWVSNTAATMMMLPIALSVIELTRNSENSIYDRRQYDNFAVALMLSIAYSANVGGLGTVIGTPTNALLIGFVNESYGVVISFMEWMLIGIPVVVLGLPLIFFSLTYITFPVRFKSLPGGREYIRNEVRGLGRFSTGETMVAIIFGFVAFLWMTRPLVEPWMPGLTDAGIAIFGALLLFLVPLNFRTGQPLLTWKAASRLPWGILILFGGGLTLAGAIQRTGLAEWIGGYFVGLDGLPFIAVIFIVTFVVILFTNLASNSATTAAFLPVMGSVAIGMGEDPLQLAIPVAVAASCVFMFPVGTPPNAIVYGSGKITIPQMVKAGAWLNLVFVLLITLLTRYLFQYFIA